Proteins co-encoded in one Artemia franciscana chromosome 10, ASM3288406v1, whole genome shotgun sequence genomic window:
- the LOC136032439 gene encoding 2,3-bisphosphoglycerate-dependent phosphoglycerate mutase-like — protein MVKHSETAWNKENKLCGWFDAPWSKKGIQEAHAADHTLKRKGYQFDTALTSVLTRAQHTLKVILEEIEQSSLPVEKTWRLKWRLRGIVKHLDKLSDEAIMGINLLNRIPFVY, from the coding sequence atggTTAAGCATAGTGAAACAGCTtggaacaaagaaaacaaactttgcGGCTGGTTTGATGCTCCCTGGAGTAAAAAAGGGATTCAGGAAGCCCATGCTGCTGATCATACTTTGAAGAGAAAAGGCTACCAATTTGATACTGCTCTTACATCAGTTTTGACTAGAGCTCAGCATACCTTGaaagtcattcttgaagaaattgAGCAGTCTAGCCTTCCCGTTGAGAAGACTTGGCGACTAAAATGGCGACTAAGAGGTATTGTCAAACATTTGGATAAACTGTCTGATGAAGCTATTATGGGAATAAACTTGCTAAATAGAATACCTTTCGTTTATTAA